A part of Myxococcales bacterium genomic DNA contains:
- a CDS encoding PAS domain S-box protein — translation MKKHRSAPALDSEVSSLRARLANAEEDLRAIRSGDVDAVLVTGERGDQVFTLNGADRAYRQLVETMSEGAATVSRDGVCLFCNVRLAQMLERPLDQVIGSTLQNWLAPADQAALVEILRGEDTETARREIALVTAAGSTMPVYLSASHLRLGEAETVTCLLLTDLTAQRRHEHVAAAEQLARSILDQAADAIVVCDVDGRVMRASQVAQQFCDGDLLRRPFAQAFPLQTRDAEPFALVSVLMGETMRDVDATLRQHGQDFAFLVNARPLVREQKIFGCVVTLIDITARKAAEDEIRRKEFLLSESQRLGSVGSWFWDLEGPMTWSDETYRVYGVERDTFTPTVESLLALIHPDDRLAMQAWIGACLAGEQRQELAFQINPPDGTTRHVLGRGEVVLDAGGRPAYVGGTVQDITRRIQAEGTLRLQSAALNAAANAMVITDRDGVVEWSNTALSKLSGYSAEESLGMRLWGVPPSGGDAATVASNEEMWAAILAGRDWRGEVTSLRRDGSRYLQERSVTPVRNERGEIAHFIAIKEDLTDRRSLESQLQQSRRWRRWGNWPAGSPTTSTIFSRSSTPPPTSRPLSCPRAIPCAKSFARSGSPANGQRR, via the coding sequence ATGAAGAAGCATCGTTCCGCGCCTGCGCTCGACTCCGAGGTGAGTTCCCTCCGCGCCCGGCTGGCCAACGCCGAGGAGGACCTGCGCGCCATCCGCAGCGGCGACGTGGACGCTGTCCTGGTCACGGGCGAGCGCGGTGACCAGGTCTTCACCCTGAACGGGGCCGACCGGGCCTATCGTCAACTCGTCGAGACGATGAGCGAGGGGGCCGCGACCGTGTCGCGGGACGGCGTCTGCCTGTTCTGCAACGTGCGGCTGGCGCAGATGCTCGAGCGACCGCTCGACCAAGTGATCGGCAGCACACTGCAGAACTGGTTAGCCCCGGCGGACCAGGCGGCGCTCGTCGAGATTCTCCGTGGCGAGGACACCGAGACCGCCCGCAGGGAGATCGCTCTGGTGACCGCCGCGGGCAGCACGATGCCCGTGTATCTGTCGGCTTCCCACCTGCGCCTGGGTGAAGCCGAGACAGTGACCTGTCTCCTGCTGACGGACCTGACGGCACAACGACGCCACGAGCACGTCGCCGCGGCGGAGCAGTTGGCTCGCTCCATCCTCGACCAGGCCGCCGATGCGATTGTGGTATGCGACGTCGACGGGCGGGTCATGCGCGCGAGCCAGGTGGCCCAACAGTTCTGCGACGGCGACCTGCTGCGAAGGCCTTTCGCCCAAGCGTTTCCCCTGCAGACCCGGGACGCCGAACCCTTCGCTCTCGTCTCGGTCCTGATGGGGGAGACGATGCGCGACGTGGATGCAACCCTGCGTCAGCATGGGCAGGATTTTGCTTTTCTGGTGAACGCGCGTCCGCTCGTCAGGGAGCAGAAAATTTTCGGTTGCGTCGTCACCTTGATCGACATCACCGCACGCAAGGCGGCGGAGGACGAGATACGTCGTAAAGAGTTCCTGCTGTCGGAATCACAGCGCCTCGGCTCGGTCGGAAGTTGGTTCTGGGACTTGGAAGGTCCCATGACATGGTCGGACGAGACATATCGCGTCTACGGTGTAGAGCGGGACACCTTTACCCCGACCGTGGAGTCCCTGCTCGCGCTGATCCATCCCGACGACCGGCTGGCGATGCAAGCCTGGATCGGTGCTTGTCTCGCGGGCGAGCAGCGCCAGGAGCTGGCGTTTCAGATCAACCCGCCAGACGGAACTACCCGTCATGTGCTGGGCCGCGGCGAGGTGGTACTCGATGCCGGTGGTCGGCCTGCGTACGTGGGCGGCACCGTGCAGGACATCACCCGGCGAATCCAGGCGGAGGGGACGCTCCGCCTGCAAAGCGCCGCGCTGAATGCCGCGGCCAACGCCATGGTCATCACCGACCGAGACGGCGTCGTCGAATGGAGCAACACGGCGTTGTCCAAGCTGAGCGGTTACAGCGCCGAGGAGAGCCTTGGGATGCGCCTCTGGGGCGTGCCACCGTCGGGTGGCGATGCCGCGACGGTGGCGTCGAACGAGGAGATGTGGGCCGCGATCCTCGCGGGACGTGACTGGCGCGGCGAAGTGACGAGTCTGCGCAGGGACGGCAGTCGGTACCTCCAGGAGCGGAGCGTCACACCCGTGAGAAACGAGCGCGGCGAGATCGCGCATTTCATCGCGATCAAGGAGGACCTGACGGATCGCCGCTCGCTGGAGAGCCAACTCCAGCAATCCAGAAGATGGAGGCGGTGGGGCAAC